GCGTACGCCTCGTCGATGGCGCGCTCGCGGAGCGCGGCCTCGGCCTCCAGGCGTTCGATCACCGAGCGCACCCAGTGGTCGAACTCGTCGGGCACCTGCTCCAGCAGGGCGTCGAGCGGCTTGCCGCCCGAGGCCTCGATCTCGGCGACGGTGCAGTTCAGGCCCTGGGCGAGCTGCTTGACGGGCAGGCCGGCGAACCGCTGGATGCCGTGTCCGCGCCAGATGTCCCGCTCGGTCGCGCCGGTGAGCACCTTGTGGAGGCGTACGTACTCGGCGATCTTGGCCTTGGCCCGGATGCCGGAGGCGAAGCGCAGGACGAAGCCCTCCGCGTCGGTGCCGGTCGCGGCGGCGCCGCCCGGCAGGGTGCTGGACCCGGTCAGCGCGAGCAGCTCGTCCAGCGGCATGGCGGGCCATACGGTGACCACGGAGCCGATGCCCTGCCAGTGACCGGCGGCTTCGGCGAGCGGCACCTCGGCGCCGTCCGCTCCGTACGCGGCGAGCAGGACCAGGTCGCGGCGGTCCCCGTAGTCGACGACGATGCGGTTCTGCGGGTACACGATCTCCGCGAGGTAGGTGGTGCCGGGGACCAGGGCGGAGGTGTCGCGTCCGTCGAGGCGGCGCTGCGTCCAGACGGCCTGTGTGCTGGTGAAGGAACCCCTGGTGGCGGCCCGCCACTTCCCCGCGTAGTGGAAGAGCACTCCGAGACTGCCGTCGACCTTGTCGTACACCTCGAACGGCTCGTCGTCCGGCAGGGCGGGCGCGTACGGCCGGCCCGACTCGTGCTCGCCGACGTTGAAGAACTTGGGCAGCGGCAGCGCGACGACCTCGCCGGTGACGTCGTCGGCGACGAGTCCGCGGCAGCGCGTGGTGACCTGGTTCCAGACCTGGTCGTACTGGGCGGTCCGGGTGTAGCTGTAGAGGGACAGCGGCAGCTCGGGGTGTGCCTTGCGGGCCACGTATCCGGCGTCGATGGCCTCGGTCAGCGCCTGCGCGGGCATCAGGTCGTGCAGAGTCAGGCGGTCCTGGCTCATGGGGTTCCTCCCGGTTCGAGATGCCTCATTCTCGGGTCCGCAGGGCCCTGGCCGAAACCGAATTTCCGCCCGTTACCGCAGGTCCGCCGCCCCGTGCGGGTGTGGGCCGCCCAGCCGGTTGATGTCGCGCGGCCGCAGGATCCGCTGGGTGCGGGCGTCACCGGGTCCGGCCGCGGCGACGGTGATCATGGCGCGGCCGAGTGCGCCGGTGGTGGTCACGAGGTGCGGCGCGAAGCGGCGCAGGACCGGGAAGAGCGGTGCGGTGACGGCGTAAGCGGCGCGGTAGAGCGGGGTCTTGGAGGGAATGCCGCGGTCCGGCTGCACGATCCCCGGCCGGAACATGTACGCCTCGAAGGGCAGCTTCAGCAGGTCGTTCTCGGTCTTCCCCTTGACCCGGGCCCACATGGAGCGGCCGTTCTCGGTGCTGTCGGTGCCCTCGCCGGAGACGTAGGCGAAGGTCAGCCGCGGGTTGGCGGCGGCGAGGGGGCGGGCGGCGGCGAGCGTCAGGTCGTAGGTGATCCGCCGGTACTCCTCCTCCTTCATGCGGAAGGAGGAGACACCGAGGCAGAAGAAGCACGCGTCGTACGAGGCCAGGTCCGGGCCGGGCACCGACAGGTCGGTCGCATCCGCCCGGACGAGCTCGCGCAGCTTGGGGTGGGTGACGGCGAGGGGGCTGCGGCCGACGGCGAGCACGCTGTCGACGGACTCGTCGCGCAGGCACTCGCGCAGCACGCCGCGCCCGATCATGCCGCTCGCGCCGAAGAGGATGACGTTCACGGGGCCAGCCTAGGCCGTCTCTTTCGGATCTCGCCGGTCAGGCTCGCGCCGTCCGGTGCCGGGCCGTCAGTGCGAGACGCACAGCTCGTTGCCCTCGGGGTCCGTGAGGGTGGTCCAGGTGAAGGGGCCCTGGTTGCCTTCGTGCAGGTGCTTGGCCCCCCTGGCGAGGAGCCGCTCGACCAGGGCCCGCGGGTCCTCGTCTCCGGTGCGGACGTCGAGGTGGAGGCGGTTCTTGACGGTCTTGGGCTCCTCGATGAACTGGAAGAGGATGCGGGGCGCCCGTTCGAGACCCTCGGGGTGGCGGATCCCCTGGCCCGCCTTCCAGGCGAGGACGCCACGGTGGGTGGTGGTGTCCTCCTCGGTCGCCCGCCCGTCGGCGATCATCTTGCGGATGAACTCCTCGTCACTGGGCTCGACTTCCCATCCGAGGGCCTCGGCCCACCAGTCGGCGAGGGCGTGCGGGGTGGCGGAGTCGACGGTCAGCTGAAACGTGTAGGCCATGCCTGAACCCTACTGATCACCTCTGACAATCTGCCACCGGAAGGGGTTCGTAGTGGGAGCCGACGGCGGGCTGACCCGTGTAGTTGGGGCCGGCGGCCGGATCCGCGCCGAGGTACCGGAACGGCAGCCGCACCGCACGCCCCGGTCCGTCGAGCGCGACCCGGTGGTGGCGGGCGCTGTAGCGGAACCCGGCCGCCCGCAGCGCCGCCACGGCGGCCCGCCCGGCCGGTGCTCCGTCGGCGAACCGGAGCGCGTCGGGGTCGAGGTGCGCGATCAGCAGGCCGCCGGGAGCGAGCCAGCCGGCGGCGCGGGCGAGCAGCCCGAGCGGGTCGCCGACGTAGTGCAGGCCGTGCACGCAGGTGATCAGGTCGTACGTGCACGAGCGCGGCGGCGCCCACCGCCCGGCCGGGGCCGTGACCAGCTCCAGGCCTGCCGGTACGGGGAGCCCGGCCGGCGGCCCGACCAGGTCCACACCGGTCAGCACGGCCCCGGCGGGCAACCGCGGCAGGGCCTCGCGCAGGGCGCGCCCCTCCCCGCTGCGCAGGTCGAGCCAGGCGGGCGCGGCGGAGCCGCGGGCGAGGAGGTGGGCGACCGGGTCGAGGCCGAGCTCCCGGGCGTAGCTGTTCACCCCGGTGAGCCCGCGCTCGCGGTTCATCGTGTTGTTCGCGACCACGGAGGTCCGCTCCAGCGCGTCGGCGGACAGCAGGTGAGGAACCGTCATCCGGCCATTGTCCTCGGCGGCCGCCGCGGCGCGCGAGGGCCCGGTGCGCGGCATCGTGCGCACCGGGCCCTCGGTCGGGTCGCGGGGGTCAGGGCGAATCGGCGCTCACCTCCTCTCCCTCCGGCGCGGCTTCCTTCGGCATCCAGGACGGCTTCTTGAACCGTTCCAGGATCAGCGGCGCCGAGCTGAAGATCACGGCGCCCGCGGCGACCAGGCCCACGTACAGTCCCGGACTGCCGATGGGCAGTTGAGCCGGCGGGACGAAGGCCAGGACGAAGGCGAAGGCGACGGCGAGGAAGCCGAGGCCGCCCACCAGCCAGATGCCGGGCTTCCCGCCGGGGATGCGGAAGGCGCGGGGCAGGTCGGGCTGGGTGTAGCGGAGCCGGACGGCCGACGCGTACAGCAGCATGTACACGATGATGTACAGGCTGACGGCCATGGCCGAGATCAGGAAGAAGACGGTCGAGACGTTGTCCACGACCAGGTAGAGCGAGGACAGCGCGGCCACCACGACGACCTGTACGAGCAGGATGTTCTTCTGGACTCCGGCCCTGTTGGTCTTCTGCATGAACGGCGGCAGCAGCCCGTCGCGGGCGGTGGCCAGCACGCCGCGACTGGGGCCGGTGATCCAGGCGAGCACCCCGCCGAGGGCCCCGTAGCAGATCAGTACGGCGAGCACCTGCACCGGCCAGCCGACGCGCATCAGGCCGGTGGTGGCGTGCGTGAGGGCGTCGAAGACACCGGTGTTGATGTCGATGTCCTCGTACGGGAGGATGCCCGCCACCGCGAGCGCGCCGAGGGTGAAGATCACGAAGGACAGCCCGGCGGCGACCATGATGACGACCGGGTAGCCGCGCTTGGCGTCCTTCAGCTCGGTCGCGTGCACGGCCTGGGACTCGACGCCGGCGAAGTTCAGCAGGATCCCGGCCAGGAACGACAGGCTGGACAGGCCGGTCAGGTAGGGCAGCCAGCGCGGGCCGGAGTGCCCGTGCGAGACGACGGCGACGGCGTGGTCCGTGGCGGTGGACCAGCCTGCGGCGTGGCCGGTGACCAGCCAGGCCAGACAGAGCGCGATGAGGACGACGCCGGGGACGACGGTGCCCAGGAGGAAGCCGTACTTGGTGACCTTGCTCGCGAAGTGCGTGCTCACCAGGGCGGCCCCGGTGCACAGGCAGAAGGCGACGACGATGAAGAGCCCGACGTAGACGTTGTTCGCGGCGAGGTCGGGGCGGCCGATGGCGAAGGCCGCGGCGGTCGCGGCGAAGGTGAGGCCGGTGGGGTACCAGACGATGTTCTGGACCCAGGTCAGGAAGATGGCGACGAATCCGGTGGGCTTCCCGAAGGCCTCGCCGACCCAGACGTAGAGTCCCCCGGCGCGGTGGCCGAAGGCGCCGCCGAGCTCGGCGGCGACCAGTCCGGCGGGAACGAGACGGAGTTGCCCTTGACGTCGAGGCCGGGTCCCCAGGCGACGGCGGCGCACCGGTCGGGGACGACGGCGAGGATGCCGCCACCGACTCCGCTCTTGCAGGGCAGGCCGACGCGGTAGGCGAACTCGCCCGCTTCGTCGTAGGTGCCGCAGGTGAGCACGAGCGCGTTGATCCGCCGCGCTTCGGCCCGGCGGATCAGCCGGGTCCCGTCGGCGCGCTCGCCGTGCCGGGCGAACAGCAGTCCGGCGCGGGCGAGTTCGGATGCGGTGATCATGAGGGAGCACTGCCGGACGTAGTGTTCCAGCACCTCGGGAACGGGGCCGAGCATGTTGTCGAAGTCGGCCATCAGGTAGGCGAGGGCGCGGTTCCGGTCTCCGGTACGGGCCTCCGACCCCTCGGTGACCCCGTCCAGGTGGAGGTAGGGGTTCCCGGTCTCGGCGCGCAGCAACCCGCGTACGGCCTCGAAGGCGTCACCCGTGTACGCGAGCAGCTGGTCGGTGACGACGATGGCGCCGGGGTTGATGAACGGGTTGCGGGGGACGCCGAGTTCCAGTTCGAGCTGGATCAGGGAGTTGAAGGGCTCCCCCGACGGTTCGCGGTGGACCCGGTTCCAGATCATCTTGTCGTCGTGGCCGAGGACGAGCGCCAGGGAGAAGAGCTTGGAGATGCTCTCCAGCGCGAAGGGCACGTCCGCGTCCCCGCCGGAGTGGAAGTCCCCGTCCACCGTGGCGACGGCGAAGCCGAACTGGTGGGGGTCGACCCGCCCCAGGTCCGGGATGTAGTCGGCCACCTTGCCCGCACCGATGTGCGGGGCGACCGCGCTCATGACCCGGCGGGTGATCTCCGCGTAGTCGGGGGTGCACTCGAAGGCCGACCCGGCGCCGGCGGTCATGACGCGACCTGCTCCGCCCGGATGCCGGCCGGGCTGAGCTCGGCGACCGCGCGACGGATGTCGGCGAGCAGCAGGGAGGCCTTGTCGCGGCTGATCTCTCGGCGCACCAGGATCCGGTGGATCACGGTGGGCTCGCCGGCGCAGGGCAGCGGGTACGCGGCCACCTGCCAGCCCCGCAGGCGCAGCCGGTCGGAGAGCTCGTACAGGGTGAAGGGGCTCCGATCGGGGTCGGCGAGGGTGTAGGAGACTCCGGGCAGGGCTCCCTTCCCGTCGTACAGGATCCTGAACTGGCCCATCGCGGCCATCTCTTCGCCCAGGTGGACGGCAGTGTCGGCGCACGCCTGCTGGATCCGGCGGTATCCCTCGCGGCCGAGGTGGACCAGCAGGTAGTACTGGGCGATGATCTCGCCCCCGGGCCGGGAGAAGTTCAGGGCGAAGGTGGGCATGTCCCCGCCGAGGTAGTCGACCCGGAAGATCAGCTCGGGCGGGAGCAGTTCGGCGGTGCGCCAGACGACCCAGCCGACCCCGAGGGGGGCGAGGCCGTACTTGTGGCCGGAGCTGCTGATCGAGCCGACGCGCGCGATCTCGAAGTCCCAGAGCAGGTCGGGCTGGAGGAAGGGGGCGACGAAG
This genomic interval from Streptomyces sp. NBC_00193 contains the following:
- the glsA gene encoding glutaminase A, translating into MSAVAPHIGAGKVADYIPDLGRVDPHQFGFAVATVDGDFHSGGDADVPFALESISKLFSLALVLGHDDKMIWNRVHREPSGEPFNSLIQLELELGVPRNPFINPGAIVVTDQLLAYTGDAFEAVRGLLRAETGNPYLHLDGVTEGSEARTGDRNRALAYLMADFDNMLGPVPEVLEHYVRQCSLMITASELARAGLLFARHGERADGTRLIRRAEARRINALVLTCGTYDEAGEFAYRVGLPCKSGVGGGILAVVPDRCAAVAWGPGLDVKGNSVSFPPDWSPPSSAAPSATAPGDSTSGSARPSGSPPDSSPSS
- a CDS encoding RNA ligase; translation: MSQDRLTLHDLMPAQALTEAIDAGYVARKAHPELPLSLYSYTRTAQYDQVWNQVTTRCRGLVADDVTGEVVALPLPKFFNVGEHESGRPYAPALPDDEPFEVYDKVDGSLGVLFHYAGKWRAATRGSFTSTQAVWTQRRLDGRDTSALVPGTTYLAEIVYPQNRIVVDYGDRRDLVLLAAYGADGAEVPLAEAAGHWQGIGSVVTVWPAMPLDELLALTGSSTLPGGAAATGTDAEGFVLRFASGIRAKAKIAEYVRLHKVLTGATERDIWRGHGIQRFAGLPVKQLAQGLNCTVAEIEASGGKPLDALLEQVPDEFDHWVRSVIERLEAEAALRERAIDEAYASLAHLAGDRGAFARAAKAAIRDSGIRGALFQRLDGRTTELVTWRQVRPEASDPFTNDEEN
- a CDS encoding amino acid permease, which translates into the protein MVAAELGGAFGHRAGGLYVWVGEAFGKPTGFVAIFLTWVQNIVWYPTGLTFAATAAAFAIGRPDLAANNVYVGLFIVVAFCLCTGAALVSTHFASKVTKYGFLLGTVVPGVVLIALCLAWLVTGHAAGWSTATDHAVAVVSHGHSGPRWLPYLTGLSSLSFLAGILLNFAGVESQAVHATELKDAKRGYPVVIMVAAGLSFVIFTLGALAVAGILPYEDIDINTGVFDALTHATTGLMRVGWPVQVLAVLICYGALGGVLAWITGPSRGVLATARDGLLPPFMQKTNRAGVQKNILLVQVVVVAALSSLYLVVDNVSTVFFLISAMAVSLYIIVYMLLYASAVRLRYTQPDLPRAFRIPGGKPGIWLVGGLGFLAVAFAFVLAFVPPAQLPIGSPGLYVGLVAAGAVIFSSAPLILERFKKPSWMPKEAAPEGEEVSADSP
- a CDS encoding VOC family protein; this translates as MAYTFQLTVDSATPHALADWWAEALGWEVEPSDEEFIRKMIADGRATEEDTTTHRGVLAWKAGQGIRHPEGLERAPRILFQFIEEPKTVKNRLHLDVRTGDEDPRALVERLLARGAKHLHEGNQGPFTWTTLTDPEGNELCVSH
- a CDS encoding epimerase, with product MNVILFGASGMIGRGVLRECLRDESVDSVLAVGRSPLAVTHPKLRELVRADATDLSVPGPDLASYDACFFCLGVSSFRMKEEEYRRITYDLTLAAARPLAAANPRLTFAYVSGEGTDSTENGRSMWARVKGKTENDLLKLPFEAYMFRPGIVQPDRGIPSKTPLYRAAYAVTAPLFPVLRRFAPHLVTTTGALGRAMITVAAAGPGDARTQRILRPRDINRLGGPHPHGAADLR
- a CDS encoding methyltransferase domain-containing protein gives rise to the protein MTVPHLLSADALERTSVVANNTMNRERGLTGVNSYARELGLDPVAHLLARGSAAPAWLDLRSGEGRALREALPRLPAGAVLTGVDLVGPPAGLPVPAGLELVTAPAGRWAPPRSCTYDLITCVHGLHYVGDPLGLLARAAGWLAPGGLLIAHLDPDALRFADGAPAGRAAVAALRAAGFRYSARHHRVALDGPGRAVRLPFRYLGADPAAGPNYTGQPAVGSHYEPLPVADCQR